From Hylaeus volcanicus isolate JK05 chromosome 2, UHH_iyHylVolc1.0_haploid, whole genome shotgun sequence, the proteins below share one genomic window:
- the LOC128872405 gene encoding protein phosphatase 1 regulatory subunit 12A isoform X7, whose product MSVESRSSSALFKRAEQLKRWEQSETNREPAQPRQVARKIKFSADCVFLAACAAGDKEEVVRLLQKGADINTGNVDGLTALHQACINDDLDMVEFLVEKGADINCGDNEGWTPLHATASCGFISIAKYLIEKGCNLAAVNNDGELALDIAENNEMENMLQQHIDNAGIDCDQARSEEERSMLSHARSWRSGAPGKDSIHPKSGATALHVAAAKGYIKVMDILLQARCDVNAQDFDGWTPLHAAAHWGQLQACELLVENFCNMDIKNYADQTAFDIADTEILPALKELKEKQQDLMKDHPQIINKKQSTIPKKRVSTSNENTLAMQESVETFEEETPNKVKKVELEIQSDKEDSSTGTNSDVEATRETDMEESDGEGESETSSESHSSTYSNQSDKSNESNHSPCLTDDEKKNRANREETTPLNSSSPTDVSKVPNQAPVMPPKQQTDSNEEGAVPSWRRSGSFRNRIQNTEATNSLSTRLEEKDKNIKSPTMSNKLNTEPDVVLTRTHSFETDEKFYEQYLALRARIKALSCPTLHCCNAATPTHTNTTTRSASLRETHRRKEAKLNLELSRLPQGSNTLSPTSTSKTIVSSTLPTTTATATTTATTTTTTSPIPANQVRSVQPVEATTTVLSSANNSVAVPGTPTTPGGSKLSPGNIFKTFFKSFVPPVRDEESETQRKAHAKRVRETRRSTQGVTLDEIKSAEQLVKKKQQNNEIPSTVSSTQFQLEDANNKTPPLSNPDTTTAYMRRPSAGTSVPRPSSAPVETIATSSAETTVTLPLRRSLKQPEDKEQDKENDSRNAQATQAVIQRRRRPKRRSTGVVHVDMDEIDPEKQDLTAGGDCDDTKINHNESGNDRSGRSNRLGSVSSLSSEAPSMSVRVKSTTSENGELDYKKLYEESQAENERLKEKLKRSDEQLKEARNLLDKAQSAQNKTVLSEAEKRERRAMERKLSEMEEELKQLQKLKAENERLKAENRALTRVVSKLTNTTK is encoded by the exons GCATGCATCAATGATGATTTGGATATGGTCGAATTTTTAGTAGAGAAGGGTGCTGATATAAATTGTGGTGACAATGAAGGATGGACACCGCTACATGCAACTGCATCTTGCGGGTTTATATCTATTGCTAA atatttaatagaaaaaggaTGTAATTTGGCAGCAGTTAACAATGATGGCGAATTGGCTCTTGATATTgcagaaaataatgaaatggaaaatatgcTACAACAACATATAGATAATGCAg GCATAGACTGTGATCAAGCTAGAAGTGAAGAAGAGAGGTCAATGTTAAGTCATGCTAGGTCATGGCGGTCAGGAGCACCAGGTAAAGATTCGATTCATCCCAAATCAGGAGCTACTGCATTACACGTTGCAGCAGCTAAAGGCTACATTAAAGTTATGGA caTCTTACTACAGGCTAGATGCGATGTTAATGCTCAGGATTTCGACGGTTGGACACCTTTACACGCCGCAGCGCATTGGGGACAATTGCAAGCTTGCGAACTTTTAGtggaaaatttttgtaatatggACATTAAGAACTATGCT GATCAAACTGCATTTGATATTGCCGACACGGAGATATTACCGGCGTTGAAGGAACTGAAAGAAAAGCAACAAGACTTAATGAAAGATCATCCgcaaattattaacaaaaagcAATCAACTATACCAAAGAAACG CGTATCGACGAGTAACGAAAACACTTTAGCTATGCAAGAATCTGTGGAAACCTTTGAAGAAGAAACTCCGAATAAAGTTAAAAAGGTTGAATTAGAGATTCAGTCCGATAAAGAAGATTCTAGTACGGGAACGAATAGCGATGTTG AAGCGACACGTGAAACAGATATGGAAGAGAGTGATGGTGAAGGTGAATCTGAGACTAGCTCAGAATCACATTCTTCCACTTACTCCAATCAATCTGATAAGTCTAACGAATCAAACCACTCTCCATGTCTTACAGATGATG aaaagaaaaatagagcGAATAGAGAAGAAACAACACCGCTTAATTCATCATCTCCTACAGATGTTAGTAAAGTTCCTAATcag gCTCCGGTAATGCCTCCAAAACAACAGACTGATAGTAACGAAGAAGGAGCCGTACCATCTTGGCGGCGGTCAGGCTCTTTTAGAAATAGGATTCAAAATACGGAAGCAACGAATTCTCTATCTACGA GGCTTGAAGAAAaggataaaaatatcaaatcacCGACCATGTCAAACAAACTGAATACAGAACCTGACGTGGTGTTGACTAGAACGCATAGTTTCGAAACGGACGAGAA GTTCTATGAGCAGTACTTGGCATTACGAGCTCGCATCAAGGCGCTTTCCTGCCCTACTCTCCATTGCTGCAACGCAGCTACTCCTACTCACACCAATACTACGACTCGCTCTGCATCTCTACGCGAAACTCACAG AAGAAAAGAAGCAAAATTAAACTTGGAACTGTCAAGACTGCCACAGGGAAGCAATACACTTTCACCAACATCTACATCTAAAACAATAGTGTCAAGTACACTGCCAACTACTACAGCTACAGCTACTACAACTGCCACAACAACAACTACAACAAGTCCTATTCCAGCCAATCAAGTTCGcag TGTTCAACCAGTGGAAGCTACAACCACAGTTCTATCGAGTGCAAACAATTCGGTAGCAGTTCCTGGAACTCCCACTACCCCAGGAGGGAGCAAGCTAAGTCCAGGAAATATCTTCAAGACTTTCTTCAA ATCTTTCGTCCCTCCAGTTCGCGACGAAGAAAGCGAAACACAAAGAAAAGCACACGCCAAGAGAGTAAGAGAAACGCGACGCTCGACTCAGGGTGTGACtttagatgaaataaaaagtgcaGAACAACTGGttaaaaaaaagcaacaaaataatgaaattccttCTACGGTATCTTCTACACAG TTTCAGTTAGAAGATGCTAATAACAAGACCCCACCGCTATCTAACCCAGATACTACCACAGCATATATGAGAAGACCTTCCGCAGGCACGAGTGTACCTAGACCGTCGTCAGCTCCGGTTGAAACTATTGCGACAAGCAGCGCAGAGACAACCGTAACATTACCACTTAGACGATCATTGAAACAACCCGAAGATAAAG AACAAGATAAGGAGAACGATAGCAGAAATGCACAAGCTACACAGGCTGTTATACAAAGGAGGCGGAGGCCTAAGAGGAGATCCACGGGCGTTGTCCACGTTGATATGGAC GAAATCGACCCTGAAAAGCAAGACTTAACCGCCGGTGGTGATTGCGACGACACCAAAATTAACCATAACGAA agTGGAAATGATCGTTCGGGAAGATCCAACAGGCTAGGATCGGTATCTTCGCTATCGTCAGAAGCACCTTCCATGTCAGTTAGAGTAAAATCAACAACATCTGAAAACGGCGAATTAGATTATAAAAAGTTGTACGAAGAATCTCAAGCGGAAAACGAAAGGCTTAAAGAAAAACTCAAGCGATCGGATGAACAGTTAAAGGAAGCCAGAAATTTATTGGACAAAGCACAAAGTGCCCAAAATAAAACGGTTCTGTCCGAAGCTGAGAAAAGGGAAAGGAGAGCGATGGAAAGGAAGTTGTcagaaatggaagaagaattGAAG CAATTACAAAAGCTCAAAGCTGAAAATGAGAGATTGAAAGCCGAAAATCGGGCACTTACCCGCGTCGTATCCAAACTCACCAATACTACTAAATAG
- the LOC128872405 gene encoding protein phosphatase 1 regulatory subunit 12A isoform X2 has protein sequence MSVESRSSSALFKRAEQLKRWEQSETNREPAQPRQVARKIKFSADCVFLAACAAGDKEEVVRLLQKGADINTGNVDGLTALHQACINDDLDMVEFLVEKGADINCGDNEGWTPLHATASCGFISIAKYLIEKGCNLAAVNNDGELALDIAENNEMENMLQQHIDNAGIDCDQARSEEERSMLSHARSWRSGAPGKDSIHPKSGATALHVAAAKGYIKVMDILLQARCDVNAQDFDGWTPLHAAAHWGQLQACELLVENFCNMDIKNYADQTAFDIADTEILPALKELKEKQQDLMKDHPQIINKKQSTIPKKRVSTSNENTLAMQESVETFEEETPNKVKKVELEIQSDKEDSSTGTNSDVEATRETDMEESDGEGESETSSESHSSTYSNQSDKSNESNHSPCLTDDEKKNRANREETTPLNSSSPTDVSKVPNQAPVMPPKQQTDSNEEGAVPSWRRSGSFRNRIQNTEATNSLSTRLEEKDKNIKSPTMSNKLNTEPDVVLTRTHSFETDEKFYEQYLALRARIKALSCPTLHCCNAATPTHTNTTTRSASLRETHRRKEAKLNLELSRLPQGSNTLSPTSTSKTIVSSTLPTTTATATTTATTTTTTSPIPANQVRSVQPVEATTTVLSSANNSVAVPGTPTTPGGSKLSPGNIFKTFFKSFVPPVRDEESETQRKAHAKRVRETRRSTQGVTLDEIKSAEQLVKKKQQNNEIPSTVSSTQPTTTTSNTASITATITTATPTTVTANKPSEEINLPERRPSWRLKVDNGSKFQLEDANNKTPPLSNPDTTTAYMRRPSAGTSVPRPSSAPVETIATSSAETTVTLPLRRSLKQPEDKEQDKENDSRNAQATQAVIQRRRRPKRRSTGVVHVDMDEIDPEKQDLTAGGDCDDTKINHNESGNDRSGRSNRLGSVSSLSSEAPSMSVRVKSTTSENGELDYKKLYEESQAENERLKEKLKRSDEQLKEARNLLDKAQSAQNKTVLSEAEKRERRAMERKLSEMEEELKVMDQLKCENQRLKDENGALIRVISKLSK, from the exons GCATGCATCAATGATGATTTGGATATGGTCGAATTTTTAGTAGAGAAGGGTGCTGATATAAATTGTGGTGACAATGAAGGATGGACACCGCTACATGCAACTGCATCTTGCGGGTTTATATCTATTGCTAA atatttaatagaaaaaggaTGTAATTTGGCAGCAGTTAACAATGATGGCGAATTGGCTCTTGATATTgcagaaaataatgaaatggaaaatatgcTACAACAACATATAGATAATGCAg GCATAGACTGTGATCAAGCTAGAAGTGAAGAAGAGAGGTCAATGTTAAGTCATGCTAGGTCATGGCGGTCAGGAGCACCAGGTAAAGATTCGATTCATCCCAAATCAGGAGCTACTGCATTACACGTTGCAGCAGCTAAAGGCTACATTAAAGTTATGGA caTCTTACTACAGGCTAGATGCGATGTTAATGCTCAGGATTTCGACGGTTGGACACCTTTACACGCCGCAGCGCATTGGGGACAATTGCAAGCTTGCGAACTTTTAGtggaaaatttttgtaatatggACATTAAGAACTATGCT GATCAAACTGCATTTGATATTGCCGACACGGAGATATTACCGGCGTTGAAGGAACTGAAAGAAAAGCAACAAGACTTAATGAAAGATCATCCgcaaattattaacaaaaagcAATCAACTATACCAAAGAAACG CGTATCGACGAGTAACGAAAACACTTTAGCTATGCAAGAATCTGTGGAAACCTTTGAAGAAGAAACTCCGAATAAAGTTAAAAAGGTTGAATTAGAGATTCAGTCCGATAAAGAAGATTCTAGTACGGGAACGAATAGCGATGTTG AAGCGACACGTGAAACAGATATGGAAGAGAGTGATGGTGAAGGTGAATCTGAGACTAGCTCAGAATCACATTCTTCCACTTACTCCAATCAATCTGATAAGTCTAACGAATCAAACCACTCTCCATGTCTTACAGATGATG aaaagaaaaatagagcGAATAGAGAAGAAACAACACCGCTTAATTCATCATCTCCTACAGATGTTAGTAAAGTTCCTAATcag gCTCCGGTAATGCCTCCAAAACAACAGACTGATAGTAACGAAGAAGGAGCCGTACCATCTTGGCGGCGGTCAGGCTCTTTTAGAAATAGGATTCAAAATACGGAAGCAACGAATTCTCTATCTACGA GGCTTGAAGAAAaggataaaaatatcaaatcacCGACCATGTCAAACAAACTGAATACAGAACCTGACGTGGTGTTGACTAGAACGCATAGTTTCGAAACGGACGAGAA GTTCTATGAGCAGTACTTGGCATTACGAGCTCGCATCAAGGCGCTTTCCTGCCCTACTCTCCATTGCTGCAACGCAGCTACTCCTACTCACACCAATACTACGACTCGCTCTGCATCTCTACGCGAAACTCACAG AAGAAAAGAAGCAAAATTAAACTTGGAACTGTCAAGACTGCCACAGGGAAGCAATACACTTTCACCAACATCTACATCTAAAACAATAGTGTCAAGTACACTGCCAACTACTACAGCTACAGCTACTACAACTGCCACAACAACAACTACAACAAGTCCTATTCCAGCCAATCAAGTTCGcag TGTTCAACCAGTGGAAGCTACAACCACAGTTCTATCGAGTGCAAACAATTCGGTAGCAGTTCCTGGAACTCCCACTACCCCAGGAGGGAGCAAGCTAAGTCCAGGAAATATCTTCAAGACTTTCTTCAA ATCTTTCGTCCCTCCAGTTCGCGACGAAGAAAGCGAAACACAAAGAAAAGCACACGCCAAGAGAGTAAGAGAAACGCGACGCTCGACTCAGGGTGTGACtttagatgaaataaaaagtgcaGAACAACTGGttaaaaaaaagcaacaaaataatgaaattccttCTACGGTATCTTCTACACAG CCTACAACCACTACCAGCAATACAGCCTCGATTACAGCTACAATAACAACAGCAACTCCTACTACTGTGACTGCAAATAAACCCTCTGAAGAAATTAACTTACCCGAGAGGCGGCCTTCTTGGAGGCTGAAGGTAGATAACGGAAGCAAG TTTCAGTTAGAAGATGCTAATAACAAGACCCCACCGCTATCTAACCCAGATACTACCACAGCATATATGAGAAGACCTTCCGCAGGCACGAGTGTACCTAGACCGTCGTCAGCTCCGGTTGAAACTATTGCGACAAGCAGCGCAGAGACAACCGTAACATTACCACTTAGACGATCATTGAAACAACCCGAAGATAAAG AACAAGATAAGGAGAACGATAGCAGAAATGCACAAGCTACACAGGCTGTTATACAAAGGAGGCGGAGGCCTAAGAGGAGATCCACGGGCGTTGTCCACGTTGATATGGAC GAAATCGACCCTGAAAAGCAAGACTTAACCGCCGGTGGTGATTGCGACGACACCAAAATTAACCATAACGAA agTGGAAATGATCGTTCGGGAAGATCCAACAGGCTAGGATCGGTATCTTCGCTATCGTCAGAAGCACCTTCCATGTCAGTTAGAGTAAAATCAACAACATCTGAAAACGGCGAATTAGATTATAAAAAGTTGTACGAAGAATCTCAAGCGGAAAACGAAAGGCTTAAAGAAAAACTCAAGCGATCGGATGAACAGTTAAAGGAAGCCAGAAATTTATTGGACAAAGCACAAAGTGCCCAAAATAAAACGGTTCTGTCCGAAGCTGAGAAAAGGGAAAGGAGAGCGATGGAAAGGAAGTTGTcagaaatggaagaagaattGAAG GTGATGGACCAATTAAAATGCGAAAACCAGAGGCTAAAAGATGAAAACGGTGCCTTGATCAGAGTAATCAGCAAATTATCCAAATAA
- the LOC128872405 gene encoding protein phosphatase 1 regulatory subunit 12A isoform X3 — MSVESRSSSALFKRAEQLKRWEQSETNREPAQPRQVARKIKFSADCVFLAACAAGDKEEVVRLLQKGADINTGNVDGLTALHQACINDDLDMVEFLVEKGADINCGDNEGWTPLHATASCGFISIAKYLIEKGCNLAAVNNDGELALDIAENNEMENMLQQHIDNAGIDCDQARSEEERSMLSHARSWRSGAPGKDSIHPKSGATALHVAAAKGYIKVMDILLQARCDVNAQDFDGWTPLHAAAHWGQLQACELLVENFCNMDIKNYADQTAFDIADTEILPALKELKEKQQDLMKDHPQIINKKQSTIPKKRVSTSNENTLAMQESVETFEEETPNKVKKVELEIQSDKEDSSTGTNSDVEATRETDMEESDGEGESETSSESHSSTYSNQSDKSNESNHSPCLTDDEKKNRANREETTPLNSSSPTDVSKVPNQAPVMPPKQQTDSNEEGAVPSWRRSGSFRNRIQNTEATNSLSTRLEEKDKNIKSPTMSNKLNTEPDVVLTRTHSFETDEKFYEQYLALRARIKALSCPTLHCCNAATPTHTNTTTRSASLRETHRRKEAKLNLELSRLPQGSNTLSPTSTSKTIVSSTLPTTTATATTTATTTTTTSPIPANQVRSVQPVEATTTVLSSANNSVAVPGTPTTPGGSKLSPGNIFKTFFKSFVPPVRDEESETQRKAHAKRVRETRRSTQGVTLDEIKSAEQLVKKKQQNNEIPSTVSSTQPTTTTSNTASITATITTATPTTVTANKPSEEINLPERRPSWRLKFQLEDANNKTPPLSNPDTTTAYMRRPSAGTSVPRPSSAPVETIATSSAETTVTLPLRRSLKQPEDKEQDKENDSRNAQATQAVIQRRRRPKRRSTGVVHVDMDEIDPEKQDLTAGGDCDDTKINHNESGNDRSGRSNRLGSVSSLSSEAPSMSVRVKSTTSENGELDYKKLYEESQAENERLKEKLKRSDEQLKEARNLLDKAQSAQNKTVLSEAEKRERRAMERKLSEMEEELKQLQKLKAENERLKAENRALTRVVSKLTNTTK, encoded by the exons GCATGCATCAATGATGATTTGGATATGGTCGAATTTTTAGTAGAGAAGGGTGCTGATATAAATTGTGGTGACAATGAAGGATGGACACCGCTACATGCAACTGCATCTTGCGGGTTTATATCTATTGCTAA atatttaatagaaaaaggaTGTAATTTGGCAGCAGTTAACAATGATGGCGAATTGGCTCTTGATATTgcagaaaataatgaaatggaaaatatgcTACAACAACATATAGATAATGCAg GCATAGACTGTGATCAAGCTAGAAGTGAAGAAGAGAGGTCAATGTTAAGTCATGCTAGGTCATGGCGGTCAGGAGCACCAGGTAAAGATTCGATTCATCCCAAATCAGGAGCTACTGCATTACACGTTGCAGCAGCTAAAGGCTACATTAAAGTTATGGA caTCTTACTACAGGCTAGATGCGATGTTAATGCTCAGGATTTCGACGGTTGGACACCTTTACACGCCGCAGCGCATTGGGGACAATTGCAAGCTTGCGAACTTTTAGtggaaaatttttgtaatatggACATTAAGAACTATGCT GATCAAACTGCATTTGATATTGCCGACACGGAGATATTACCGGCGTTGAAGGAACTGAAAGAAAAGCAACAAGACTTAATGAAAGATCATCCgcaaattattaacaaaaagcAATCAACTATACCAAAGAAACG CGTATCGACGAGTAACGAAAACACTTTAGCTATGCAAGAATCTGTGGAAACCTTTGAAGAAGAAACTCCGAATAAAGTTAAAAAGGTTGAATTAGAGATTCAGTCCGATAAAGAAGATTCTAGTACGGGAACGAATAGCGATGTTG AAGCGACACGTGAAACAGATATGGAAGAGAGTGATGGTGAAGGTGAATCTGAGACTAGCTCAGAATCACATTCTTCCACTTACTCCAATCAATCTGATAAGTCTAACGAATCAAACCACTCTCCATGTCTTACAGATGATG aaaagaaaaatagagcGAATAGAGAAGAAACAACACCGCTTAATTCATCATCTCCTACAGATGTTAGTAAAGTTCCTAATcag gCTCCGGTAATGCCTCCAAAACAACAGACTGATAGTAACGAAGAAGGAGCCGTACCATCTTGGCGGCGGTCAGGCTCTTTTAGAAATAGGATTCAAAATACGGAAGCAACGAATTCTCTATCTACGA GGCTTGAAGAAAaggataaaaatatcaaatcacCGACCATGTCAAACAAACTGAATACAGAACCTGACGTGGTGTTGACTAGAACGCATAGTTTCGAAACGGACGAGAA GTTCTATGAGCAGTACTTGGCATTACGAGCTCGCATCAAGGCGCTTTCCTGCCCTACTCTCCATTGCTGCAACGCAGCTACTCCTACTCACACCAATACTACGACTCGCTCTGCATCTCTACGCGAAACTCACAG AAGAAAAGAAGCAAAATTAAACTTGGAACTGTCAAGACTGCCACAGGGAAGCAATACACTTTCACCAACATCTACATCTAAAACAATAGTGTCAAGTACACTGCCAACTACTACAGCTACAGCTACTACAACTGCCACAACAACAACTACAACAAGTCCTATTCCAGCCAATCAAGTTCGcag TGTTCAACCAGTGGAAGCTACAACCACAGTTCTATCGAGTGCAAACAATTCGGTAGCAGTTCCTGGAACTCCCACTACCCCAGGAGGGAGCAAGCTAAGTCCAGGAAATATCTTCAAGACTTTCTTCAA ATCTTTCGTCCCTCCAGTTCGCGACGAAGAAAGCGAAACACAAAGAAAAGCACACGCCAAGAGAGTAAGAGAAACGCGACGCTCGACTCAGGGTGTGACtttagatgaaataaaaagtgcaGAACAACTGGttaaaaaaaagcaacaaaataatgaaattccttCTACGGTATCTTCTACACAG CCTACAACCACTACCAGCAATACAGCCTCGATTACAGCTACAATAACAACAGCAACTCCTACTACTGTGACTGCAAATAAACCCTCTGAAGAAATTAACTTACCCGAGAGGCGGCCTTCTTGGAGGCTGAAG TTTCAGTTAGAAGATGCTAATAACAAGACCCCACCGCTATCTAACCCAGATACTACCACAGCATATATGAGAAGACCTTCCGCAGGCACGAGTGTACCTAGACCGTCGTCAGCTCCGGTTGAAACTATTGCGACAAGCAGCGCAGAGACAACCGTAACATTACCACTTAGACGATCATTGAAACAACCCGAAGATAAAG AACAAGATAAGGAGAACGATAGCAGAAATGCACAAGCTACACAGGCTGTTATACAAAGGAGGCGGAGGCCTAAGAGGAGATCCACGGGCGTTGTCCACGTTGATATGGAC GAAATCGACCCTGAAAAGCAAGACTTAACCGCCGGTGGTGATTGCGACGACACCAAAATTAACCATAACGAA agTGGAAATGATCGTTCGGGAAGATCCAACAGGCTAGGATCGGTATCTTCGCTATCGTCAGAAGCACCTTCCATGTCAGTTAGAGTAAAATCAACAACATCTGAAAACGGCGAATTAGATTATAAAAAGTTGTACGAAGAATCTCAAGCGGAAAACGAAAGGCTTAAAGAAAAACTCAAGCGATCGGATGAACAGTTAAAGGAAGCCAGAAATTTATTGGACAAAGCACAAAGTGCCCAAAATAAAACGGTTCTGTCCGAAGCTGAGAAAAGGGAAAGGAGAGCGATGGAAAGGAAGTTGTcagaaatggaagaagaattGAAG CAATTACAAAAGCTCAAAGCTGAAAATGAGAGATTGAAAGCCGAAAATCGGGCACTTACCCGCGTCGTATCCAAACTCACCAATACTACTAAATAG